A window of Sulfuricurvum sp. contains these coding sequences:
- a CDS encoding EAL domain-containing protein: MFYKSLNLSKYSLFSTLGSAIVIIVIFGLTTNSIYHYHSTKQTMIQDMKEESDLVALSLEKSLSSLMASYSVNEYETLIQNQMARKDILAIIVQDKKMGNILGKPYFISGFIRDKEDALWEYNPKTDSVFLTHAAYTHTHPIKNSDNVELGNIQIYISANAMNEELNAIIRDSIINTLAISLLLILSLLGIMKRLFLNPIYTITHQISQTDSEGIPLKPMLLDGSKELFTLSKTINTMITSLRESNKVLNERQEQLQNDEAQLLLMLNLSPIAVRITTQKGGQVVFSNKAYGELILNSSDQLIGQNPQNYYKNPEQYHAIVKRIENQEEIYNELVELTINKKTVWTLASYMSINFKGQKGILGWFFDITDQKESEVKLKHAAYHDILTNLPNRALFSNLIPRIFARIKRQKTYAALLFIDLDGFKKINDMHGHQTGDALLQEIALRMNALLREDDLVARIGGDEFVILIADLTNREDITPLIKRILESVSTPYHYESAELTVSASIGVSFYPQRYEVDADSLLRQADQAMYEAKMRGKNQYAYFDEINNLNEEESFEDAESIGNGLKNNEFILYYQPKVNMHSGVIVGAEALIRWNHPTKGMIYPDQFLPVIENRPLILSVDTWVLHQALKQLSEWNTQGFVTSISVNISAYTFKKSSFIEMVDKALDTYSTVDPRQIEIEILETSALHDIHEIQQIIGFLHQKGISVALDDFGTGYSTLSYLKELEIDYLKVDKSFVMEMLNDPSNLRILDATLGLADAFNAKVIAEGVESIEHANLLIQFGCVFAQGYAIARPMPPEAFTQWRSEWKPDPSWGVTPKISPSMFPLVYARLEHHKCFNQFSDKNFVTFDNNANHCHFGMWLYKEGNHYFDEIEYQEIDALHVEFHDAIDAMMKAASDERDALSNTMGYLHQKLMEKLHQKAVSGRQYN; this comes from the coding sequence ATGTTCTACAAATCACTTAATTTATCGAAGTATTCGCTCTTTTCAACGCTCGGCAGTGCTATCGTTATCATCGTTATTTTTGGTTTAACGACCAATTCAATCTACCATTACCATTCGACAAAACAGACAATGATTCAAGATATGAAAGAGGAATCGGACCTCGTCGCCTTGTCGCTTGAAAAAAGTTTATCTTCTTTGATGGCATCCTATTCCGTTAATGAATACGAAACATTGATTCAGAACCAAATGGCTCGAAAAGATATCTTAGCCATTATTGTTCAAGATAAAAAAATGGGAAATATTCTCGGGAAGCCTTATTTTATTTCTGGATTTATTCGAGATAAAGAGGATGCATTATGGGAATATAATCCTAAAACGGATTCTGTTTTTTTAACCCACGCAGCCTATACCCATACCCACCCGATTAAAAATTCCGATAACGTTGAGCTTGGAAACATACAAATATACATTAGCGCCAACGCGATGAACGAAGAGTTGAACGCCATTATACGCGACAGCATCATCAACACTTTAGCGATTTCACTGCTGTTGATACTATCCTTATTGGGAATCATGAAAAGACTCTTTTTAAATCCTATCTACACCATTACCCATCAAATTTCCCAAACCGATTCTGAGGGGATACCCCTAAAGCCGATGCTGCTAGATGGTTCAAAAGAGTTGTTCACGTTGTCAAAAACGATTAATACAATGATCACCTCTCTTCGTGAGTCCAACAAAGTGTTAAATGAGAGACAAGAACAGCTTCAAAACGACGAAGCTCAGCTTCTTTTAATGCTCAATTTAAGTCCTATCGCGGTTCGTATCACGACACAAAAGGGTGGACAAGTTGTCTTTTCAAACAAAGCTTATGGGGAATTAATACTGAATTCATCCGATCAGCTCATCGGTCAAAATCCTCAAAACTACTATAAAAATCCGGAACAATATCATGCCATCGTCAAACGGATTGAAAATCAGGAAGAAATTTACAATGAATTGGTCGAATTAACCATTAATAAAAAAACGGTATGGACACTTGCCTCCTACATGAGTATCAATTTTAAAGGTCAAAAAGGGATATTAGGATGGTTTTTTGATATTACAGATCAAAAAGAGTCTGAAGTAAAATTAAAGCATGCCGCATATCATGACATCTTAACAAACCTTCCGAATCGGGCACTGTTTTCAAATCTTATTCCCCGTATTTTTGCCCGTATAAAACGTCAAAAAACCTATGCGGCACTGCTGTTTATCGATTTGGACGGGTTCAAAAAAATCAATGATATGCATGGCCATCAAACCGGAGATGCCCTTTTGCAAGAGATAGCGCTTCGGATGAATGCGTTGTTACGGGAGGATGATTTAGTGGCACGAATCGGAGGGGATGAATTTGTTATCCTCATCGCTGATTTAACAAATCGTGAAGACATCACCCCTTTGATCAAAAGAATATTAGAGAGTGTAAGCACCCCATACCATTATGAATCCGCCGAATTGACGGTATCTGCCAGTATTGGCGTGAGTTTTTACCCACAGCGCTATGAAGTCGATGCGGACAGTTTATTGCGACAGGCAGACCAAGCGATGTATGAAGCAAAAATGCGGGGCAAAAATCAATACGCCTATTTTGATGAAATCAATAATCTCAATGAAGAAGAGAGTTTCGAAGATGCCGAAAGTATCGGCAATGGTCTAAAAAATAACGAATTTATCCTCTATTATCAGCCAAAAGTCAACATGCACAGCGGAGTAATTGTAGGTGCCGAAGCGTTGATTCGTTGGAATCATCCAACAAAGGGGATGATCTATCCCGATCAGTTTTTGCCTGTGATTGAAAATCGCCCTCTCATCCTTTCTGTGGATACGTGGGTGCTCCATCAGGCACTCAAACAGCTATCCGAATGGAATACCCAAGGATTCGTAACCTCTATCAGTGTTAATATAAGCGCCTATACCTTCAAAAAGTCTTCGTTTATCGAGATGGTCGATAAAGCGCTAGATACCTATTCGACAGTAGATCCTCGTCAGATTGAAATCGAAATTTTAGAAACAAGTGCCCTGCATGATATCCATGAAATACAGCAAATCATAGGTTTTCTCCATCAAAAAGGGATATCCGTTGCACTGGATGACTTTGGAACAGGATATTCTACCCTCTCGTATTTAAAAGAACTCGAAATTGATTATCTCAAGGTTGATAAAAGTTTTGTGATGGAGATGTTAAACGACCCAAGCAATCTCCGTATTCTCGATGCAACGCTCGGTTTAGCTGATGCATTTAATGCCAAAGTGATTGCTGAGGGAGTTGAATCGATTGAGCATGCAAATTTACTGATACAGTTTGGCTGTGTATTTGCTCAAGGTTACGCAATAGCCCGTCCTATGCCTCCCGAAGCATTTACACAATGGAGATCCGAATGGAAACCGGATCCTTCATGGGGTGTTACTCCAAAAATCTCACCTTCGATGTTTCCGCTCGTATATGCGAGATTAGAACACCATAAATGCTTTAACCAGTTTAGTGACAAAAATTTTGTCACTTTTGATAATAACGCTAACCATTGCCACTTTGGCATGTGGCTGTACAAAGAGGGAAATCACTATTTTGATGAAATAGAATATCAAGAGATTGATGCGTTGCACGTAGAATTTCATGATGCAATCGATGCTATGATGAAAGCCGCTTCGGATGAGCGTGATGCACTTTCAAATACAATGGGTTATCTGCATCAAAAATTAATGGAAAAACTCCATCAAAAAGCCGTTTCAGGGAGACAGTATAATTAA
- a CDS encoding type II toxin-antitoxin system PemK/MazF family toxin, translated as MELNRGDIVIVNLYPKKGDEVGKIRPAVIISDDDENAILDTVILMPLSTDLIENMDPYRMRLPAREGLKEDSDILVNQIRSLSKTRIKEKIAKITSSEYDILIQHLCKNF; from the coding sequence ATGGAATTAAATAGAGGCGATATAGTTATCGTCAATCTGTACCCTAAAAAAGGTGATGAAGTAGGGAAAATCAGACCGGCAGTGATTATTTCAGATGATGATGAAAACGCTATTTTAGATACAGTCATTCTGATGCCACTATCCACTGATCTCATCGAGAACATGGATCCTTATCGGATGAGACTTCCTGCACGTGAGGGTCTCAAAGAAGATTCGGATATTTTAGTCAATCAAATCCGTTCTCTTTCAAAAACGAGAATCAAAGAAAAGATTGCAAAAATTACTTCTAGTGAATACGATATTCTCATCCAACATCTTTGCAAGAACTTTTAG
- a CDS encoding Tn3 family transposase, which translates to MPRRSILTASEKESLIAIPESEEEIIQHYTLSETDLSIIRQHRGAANRLGFAVQLCCMRYPGIAISSEQSIPDIFLEYLANQLDVAPEVWSEYGRRQETRREYLLELQSMFDFELFSMKRYDEMIDELHGVAEQTDKGIVIASTLVQNLRRKNILLPAINVIERMCAEAITRANRDIYSQLSDPLTLRQRQQLDQLLKIRSDSSSTYLAWLRQSPMKSNSKAMLEHIERLRLLHDINLPLGIERTIHQNRLLKMAREGGQMTPANLSKFEPNRRYATLVALVIEAIATLIDEIIELHDKIIGKLFNTAKHKHEKEFQSSGKAINDKVRLYNRIGQALLDAKQTGTDPYKAIESIMSWDKFSESVDEAGRLAKNEDFDFIHRIAENYPTIRRYVPDFLGILKLRAAPAAEELLQGIELLRKLYSDNARKVPDDAPTAFVRRRWSKLVFTSEGIDRRNYELCLLTELKNALRSGDIWVRGSRQFKDFDEYLLTGDAYSSLKEANKLGISVDSDCECYINQRLAQLEERLNAVNMLAQSNELPDAIITNNGLKITPFDAVFPDDAQSLIQNTAALLPHVKITELLIEVDSWTGFSRHFTHIKNDQIAKDTTILLTAILADGINLGLSKMAESCPGTTYSKLSWLQAWHIRDETYSQALGELTNAQLKHPFALNWGDGKTSSSDGQRFRAGNKAQSTGHINPKYGSEPGRLFYTHISDQYSPFSARLVNVGVRDSTYVLDGLLYHESDLRIEEHYTDTAGFTDHVFALMHLLGFRFAPRIRDLADTKIYIPDNGKKYDALKPMIGGTLGIKNIKMHWDEILRLAGSIKKGTVTASLMLRKLGSYPRQNGLAIALRELGRIERTLFILDWLQNVELRRRVQAGLNKGEARNALARAVFLNRLGEIRDRSFDQQRYRASGLTLLTSAIVLWNTVYLERAVAALRNKGETIDDSMLQYLSPLGWEHINLTGDYVWKKSSKLKDGKFRPLRAVKFS; encoded by the coding sequence ATGCCCCGACGATCGATATTGACCGCTTCTGAAAAAGAGAGTCTGATTGCGATTCCAGAATCGGAAGAAGAGATTATCCAGCATTACACTCTGAGTGAAACCGATCTCTCAATTATTCGTCAGCATAGAGGTGCGGCCAATCGGCTTGGATTTGCGGTTCAACTGTGTTGCATGCGTTATCCTGGAATTGCAATTTCAAGTGAACAGTCGATTCCAGATATATTTCTTGAGTATCTTGCCAATCAACTTGATGTCGCTCCAGAGGTTTGGTCGGAGTATGGACGTCGTCAGGAAACAAGGCGTGAGTATTTGCTGGAGCTGCAAAGCATGTTTGACTTCGAGCTTTTCAGTATGAAACGCTACGATGAAATGATTGATGAGCTTCACGGTGTTGCAGAGCAAACAGATAAGGGGATAGTTATTGCCTCCACATTGGTTCAAAATCTACGCAGAAAAAATATACTGCTGCCTGCCATCAACGTTATTGAACGTATGTGCGCCGAAGCGATTACACGAGCAAATCGAGATATCTATTCCCAACTAAGTGATCCTTTAACACTCCGGCAACGCCAACAGCTTGACCAGCTTTTAAAAATCAGATCGGACTCTTCCTCGACTTATCTTGCTTGGCTTCGCCAATCACCTATGAAATCTAATTCCAAGGCCATGCTTGAGCACATTGAACGGTTGCGATTACTTCATGATATAAATCTACCGTTGGGAATTGAGCGAACTATCCATCAGAATCGTTTATTAAAAATGGCACGTGAAGGTGGGCAAATGACACCAGCGAATTTGTCCAAATTTGAACCAAATAGACGTTATGCCACATTAGTTGCGTTAGTGATCGAAGCAATAGCGACTCTAATCGATGAGATCATAGAGCTACACGATAAGATTATCGGTAAACTCTTCAACACGGCCAAACATAAACATGAGAAGGAATTTCAATCCTCGGGCAAGGCAATCAATGACAAAGTACGCCTCTATAATAGGATCGGACAGGCTCTATTAGATGCGAAACAAACAGGTACTGATCCATATAAGGCAATCGAATCGATTATGTCATGGGATAAATTTAGTGAAAGCGTTGATGAGGCTGGGCGTCTTGCGAAAAATGAGGATTTCGATTTTATCCATCGTATTGCAGAAAATTATCCTACAATCCGGCGATACGTCCCCGACTTTCTTGGTATATTGAAACTTCGTGCCGCGCCAGCTGCTGAAGAACTTCTTCAAGGTATTGAATTATTACGTAAACTGTATTCAGATAACGCTCGAAAAGTTCCCGATGATGCTCCAACCGCCTTTGTGCGGCGTAGATGGAGTAAGCTGGTATTTACTTCAGAGGGAATAGATCGACGCAACTATGAGCTATGCTTGTTGACCGAACTTAAGAATGCGCTTCGATCTGGTGATATATGGGTGCGGGGATCGCGGCAATTTAAGGATTTCGATGAATATCTTTTGACGGGCGATGCCTATTCGTCGTTAAAAGAAGCGAATAAACTGGGAATAAGTGTCGATTCCGACTGTGAATGCTACATTAACCAGCGCTTAGCTCAGTTGGAAGAGAGGCTAAACGCTGTCAATATGTTGGCACAATCAAACGAACTGCCCGATGCAATCATCACTAATAACGGTTTAAAAATTACACCATTTGATGCCGTTTTTCCTGACGATGCTCAATCACTAATTCAAAATACGGCAGCATTACTTCCTCATGTAAAAATCACTGAACTCTTGATAGAGGTTGATTCTTGGACAGGATTTAGCCGTCATTTCACTCATATTAAAAACGATCAAATAGCTAAAGATACAACCATTCTTTTAACGGCAATACTTGCCGATGGGATCAATCTTGGGCTTTCAAAGATGGCGGAATCATGTCCTGGTACTACTTATTCAAAACTATCTTGGCTACAAGCTTGGCATATACGTGATGAAACCTATTCGCAAGCATTGGGAGAACTCACCAATGCCCAGCTGAAACATCCTTTTGCCCTAAACTGGGGAGATGGGAAAACCTCTTCGTCAGATGGTCAGCGGTTTCGTGCCGGCAACAAAGCTCAAAGTACCGGTCATATTAATCCAAAATATGGCAGTGAACCCGGAAGATTATTTTATACTCACATCTCTGATCAATACTCACCCTTTAGCGCAAGATTAGTCAACGTTGGTGTTCGTGACTCTACCTATGTTCTCGATGGGCTTCTCTATCACGAATCAGATTTGCGTATTGAGGAACATTATACCGACACCGCAGGATTTACCGACCATGTATTTGCATTGATGCATTTGCTTGGATTTCGCTTTGCTCCAAGGATCAGGGATTTAGCGGATACCAAAATATATATACCCGATAATGGAAAGAAATATGATGCTCTGAAACCGATGATCGGTGGAACACTCGGGATCAAAAATATTAAGATGCACTGGGATGAGATTTTACGCTTGGCCGGTTCGATTAAAAAAGGGACCGTCACTGCATCCTTGATGTTACGAAAACTAGGCAGTTACCCAAGGCAAAATGGTCTTGCAATTGCATTAAGAGAATTAGGTCGAATTGAGCGAACACTTTTTATTCTGGATTGGCTTCAAAATGTTGAACTCCGTCGCCGAGTGCAGGCCGGGCTGAATAAAGGTGAGGCCAGAAACGCACTTGCAAGGGCAGTGTTTTTAAATCGTCTTGGTGAAATTCGGGACCGAAGTTTCGATCAGCAGCGTTATCGAGCAAGTGGATTGACCCTTTTAACATCTGCTATCGTATTATGGA